A single region of the Vicia villosa cultivar HV-30 ecotype Madison, WI linkage group LG4, Vvil1.0, whole genome shotgun sequence genome encodes:
- the LOC131596915 gene encoding uncharacterized protein LOC131596915, protein MSQIAQQLANSQQPGALPSATVTNPKDHNNVSAIVTRSGKGKGVFENNDEEEEPLLEIDLEIRENEVEAEEELVMEPTPKKKTVEQKQKPAVKLPFPIRNKKKKEHEKNFDKFLEMFKNLEINIPFLEALEQMPTYAKFMKDIISRKRTIDRDPIILTETCSAILQGMKIPVKKKDRGSVTIPCTIGDRSFKKALIDLGASVSLMPLSIYKRLGIGNVQDTRMTLQFADHSVKKPYGIVEDVLVKIDKFVFPVDFVILEMSEDEEIPIILGRPFLETGRCLIDIEEGTMTLKV, encoded by the coding sequence atgagtcagatagcacagCAGTTAGCAAACTCTCAACAGCCAGGCGCATTACCAAGTGCCACAGTTACCAATCCTAAAGACCATAATAATGTGAGCGCTATTGTTACTAGGAGCGGTAAAGGGAAAGGTGtatttgaaaataatgatgaGGAAGAGGAACCATTGTTGGAGATAGATTTAGAGATAAGAGAAAATGAGGTAGAAGCTGAGGAAGAATTGGTGATGGAACCAACACCAAAAAAGAAGACGGTTGAACAAAAGCAAAAGCCGGCGGTAAAACTTCCTTTTCCGATAAGGAACAAGAAAAAAAAGGAACATGAGAAGAATTTTGACAAGttcttggagatgttcaagaaTCTTGAGATTAATATTCCATTCTTGGAGGCTTTAGAACAAATGCCTACTTATGCAAAATTTATGAAGGACATCATCTCTAGGAAAAGAACCATCGATCGTGACCCTATTATTCTAACCGAAacgtgtagtgctattttgcaggggaTGAAGATTCCGGTGAAGAAGAAGGATCGAGGTTCCGTGACTATTCCTTGTACAATTGGGGATAGATCATTCAAGAAAGCTCTAATTGATTTGGGAGCTAGTGTGAGCCTTATGCCGTTGTCTATCTACAAGAGATTGGGGATAGGTAACGTACaggatacaagaatgacactccagTTTGCTGACCACTCTGTGAAAAAACCGTATGGGATAGTAGAAGACGTGCTTGTGAAAATTGACAAATTCGTGTTCCCAGTGGATTTTGTGATTCTAGAGATGTCGGAAGATGAGGAGATCCCCATTATTTTAGGAAGGCCATTTCTAGAAACAGGGCGATGTTTGATAGACATTGAAGAGGGCACAATGACTCTAAAAGTTTAA